One segment of Palaemon carinicauda isolate YSFRI2023 chromosome 35, ASM3689809v2, whole genome shotgun sequence DNA contains the following:
- the LOC137627344 gene encoding uncharacterized protein, whose amino-acid sequence MTEEMHNLWTLSAPVTSEYNSAMQDFTDLTYTASPQHKDSTEARIKRDAYDLEKIQPKIAACLPFTSDTTLRNIVNGIVAEPDVNIHAFESVGNKIIEDMIVKPAFTYKFKQKDRAQTLGNISAVKIAPDHTIDPALLFQRLLVVSRSDLSLEEVLTYELSPYPPALFETRNIL is encoded by the coding sequence CCTTATCTGCACCTGTAACATCTGAGTACAACAGTGCAATGCAAGATTTTACCGACCTAACCTATACTGCAAGTCCACAACACAAAGATTCAACTGAGGCACGTATCAAAAGAGATGCATATGATCTTGAGAAAATTCAGCCAAAGATTGCAGCCTGTTTACCCTTCACATCTGATACTACTCTGAGAAACATTGTCAACGGAATAGTGGCTGAACCAGATGTAAATATACATGCCTTTGAATCAGTTGGGAACAAGATCATTGAAGATATGATTGTAAAAccagcatttacttacaaatttaagcAGAAAGACAGAGCCCAAACCCTTGGAAATATCTCTGCTGTGAAGATTGCTCCCGATCATACCAttgatcctgcccttctgttccagcgTCTCCTTGTCGTGTCAAGATCAGATCTTtcccttgaagaggttttgacatatgaactaagcccatatcctccagccctctttgagaccaggaacaTTCTTTGA